From a single Raphanus sativus cultivar WK10039 chromosome 3, ASM80110v3, whole genome shotgun sequence genomic region:
- the LOC130509323 gene encoding nucleotide-sugar uncharacterized transporter 1, producing the protein MLLRPKMMISSWLGKDAKKILKRKDSDAGEKGKALEELRASLFNRFRSPETPKRQQQQQQSQHRICGPTLALTFNFLVAISIIFMNKWVLKNIGFEFPVFLTFIHYTVAYLLMALLKSFSLLPAPPPPSSTKSSSLSLYTLGIVMSLSTGLANVSLKYNSVGFYQMAKIAVTPSIVFAEFLWYRKRVSFMKVVALTVVSVGVAVATVTDLQFSLFGACVALAWIIPSATNKILWSNMQQRENWTALALMWKTTPITLLFLVSMIPFLDPPGALSFDWSLPNTSAIFVSAFLGFFLQWSGALALGATSAITHVVLGQFKTCVLLLGNFYIFGSNSGVVSVCGAVVAIIGTSLYTYLNTRGQSLKASSSSSSLDKKSRFSELKDDEKKLEPYGSDAV; encoded by the exons ATGTTATTAAGACCGAAGATGATGATAAGCTCCTGGCTTGGCAAAGATGCGAAGAAGATTCTCAAACGCAAAGACAGCGACGCCGGCGAAAAAG GGAAAGCACTGGAGGAGTTGCGAGCATCGTTGTTCAACAGATTCCGTTCGCCGGAGACTCCAAAGAGACAGCAGCAACAGCAACAGTCGCAGCACCGTATCTGTGGTCCAACTCTTGCTCTCACTTTCAACTTCTTAGTTGCTATTAGCATTATCTTCATGAACAAATGg GTGCTTAAGAACATAGGGTTTGAGTTCCCAGTGTTCCTCACGTTCATCCACTACACTGTGGCTTATCTACTAATGGCTCTTCTCAAATCATTCTCCCTTCTCCCCGCTCCACCTCCTCCTTCCTCCACCAAGTCATCGTCTCTTTCCCTCTACACTCTCGGCATTGTTATGTCACTCTCTACTGGTCTCGCTAATGTTAGCCTCAAGTATAATAG TGTTGGATTCTACCAGATGGCGAAAATCGCCGTCACGCCTTCGATTGTGTTTGCAGAGTTCTTGTGGTATAGAAAGAGAGTTTCTTTCATGAAG GTGGTTGCACTTACAGTTGTATCTGTAGGAGTTGCGGTTGCGACTGTAACAGATTTACAGTTCAGTCTGTTTGGTGCTTGTGTGGCTTTAGCATGGATCATACCTAGCGCTACCAACAAAATCTTATGGTCAAACATGCAACAACGAGAGAACTGGACCGCGTTAGC GTTGATGTGGAAGACAACACCAATCACTCTCTTGTTTCTAGTATCAATGATCCCCTTCTTGGATCCACCAGGCGCTCTTTCCTTCGACTGGAGCCTTCCCAACACATCCGCCATTTTTGTTTCAGCGTTTCTCGGGTTCTTTCTTCAGTGGTCAGGAGCTTTAGCTCTCGG AGCGACTTCTGCGATCACACACGTTGTGCTAGGACAGTTCAAGACCTGTGTCCTCCTCCTTGGGAACTTCTACATCTTCGGGTCGAATAGTGGTGTGGTTAGCGTTTGCGGTGCTGTTGTGGCGATTATAGGGACGTCGTTGTATACTTACCTTAACACGAGAGGTCAGTCTCTTAAggcttcgtcttcttcttcttctttggacaaGAAGTCAAGATTCAGTGAGCTTAAGGATGATGAGAAGAAACTTGAACCTTACGGCTCTGACGCGGTTTAG
- the LOC108831874 gene encoding uncharacterized protein LOC108831874, translating to MCLVCLCDDEETELGRQQAPGSCPYCGGKVQMLDVERKWMFCFVPLCFKIKRKYLCSSCDRRLVLYY from the coding sequence ATGTGTCTGGTGTGTTTATGCGATGATGAAGAGACAGAGTTAGGAAGACAACAAGCACCTGGGTCATGTCCGTATTGTGGAGGTAAAGTTCAAATGCTTGATGTCGAAAGAAAATGGATGTTTTGTTTCGTTCCCCTCTGTTTCAAGATCAAGAGGAAGTATTTGTGTTCTTCTTGCGATCGTCGTCTCgttttgtattattaa
- the LOC108831873 gene encoding transcription factor bHLH35 has protein sequence MDDINQELNNYWEPNSFLQNEEFEYDSWPLEEAISGSYDSSSPDGAAASPASKNIVLERNRRQKLNQRLFALRAVVPNITKMDKASILKDAISYIQGLQYEETKLEAEIRELESTPKSSLSFGKDFDRDLLVPVTSKRMKQLDSGSSRSLIEVLELKVTFMGERTMVVNVTCDKRTDTMVKLCEVLESLNLIIITSNLNSFSGMIFNTLFIEADEEEQEVLRLKIESGIGAYNGAQSPTWSMDSLY, from the exons ATGGACGATATCAACCAAGAACTCAACAATTACTGGGAACCCAACTCCTTCCTCCAAAACGAAGAGTTTGAATATGACAG CTGGCCGTTGGAGGAAGCTATTTCCGGATCATATGATTCGAGTTCGCCTGACGGTGCGGCTGCGTCTCCGGCTTCAAAGAATATTGTGTTGGAGAGAAACAGAAGGCAAAAGCTTAACCAGAGGCTCTTTGCTCTTCGAGCAGTTGTTCCTAATATCACTAAG ATGGATAAAGCATCAATACTCAAAGATGCTATAAGTTAcatacaaggattacaatatGAAGAAACGAAGCTCGAAGCTGAGATCAGAGAACTTGAATCTACACCAAAGAGTAGCCTGAGTTTTGGTAAAGATTTTGACCGTGACTTACTGGTTCCTGTCACATCTAAGAGAATGAAGCAGCTTGATTCTGGTTCTTCCCGTTCTCTCATCGAAGTTCTTGAA TTGAAGGTAACATTCATGGGAGAGAGGACAATGGTGGTGAATGTAACATGTGATAAGAGAACAGATACAATGGTGAAACTGTGTGAAGTTCTTGAGTCATTGAATCTCATAATCATCACTTCCAATCTCAACTCTTTCTCCGGCATGATCTTCAACACTCTCTTCATTGAG GCggatgaagaagaacaagaggTGTTGAGGTTGAAAATAGAATCAGGAATAGGAGCTTATAATGGAGCTCAGAGCCCTACTTGGAGCATGGACTCTCTATACTAA
- the LOC130509726 gene encoding putative FBD-associated F-box protein At5g50270, with the protein MDLISELPEALLLRILSLLPAQDVASTMLLSKRWRFLFTSVPRLEYDDSYHSIEYGRFSRFVDGFLFLHEAPAIVIETLHFKLGKTCGAEDIRVCIRAADKCCVRELIVEIDGGLASSESPPIVLPSSLYAGCRMLVTLKLSKVILEDVSSSISFPSLKTLSLLSVEYPGDEFVSRLLSSCHVLEVLHVEQCPSDNVTVFTVRVPSLKSLVLHALDDDDDDDDDDDDDDDDDDDDDDGFVIDTPSLEWLDIVDHREGFCIIENGMPKIMTASLDVIYSHSGEIMRSITSVKRLDLCLLTSEVLVLYLHAVCCA; encoded by the coding sequence ATGGATCTGATAAGTGAGTTGCCTGAAGCGCTGCTCTTGAGAATATTGTCGCTGCTGCCTGCGCAAGATGTTGCGTCCACGATGCTTTTGTCTAAGCGATGGCGTTTTCTTTTTACGTCTGTGCCAAGACTTGAATATGATGACAGCTACCATAGTATTGAATACGGAAGATTTTCCCGCTTCGTAGACGGGTTTTTGTTTCTGCACGAGGCTCCTGCGATTGTGATAGAAACTTTGCATTTCAAACTTGGTAAAACCTGTGGTGCTGAAGATATCCGAGTGTGTATTAGAGCTGCAGATAAATGCTGTGTGCGTGAGCTGATCGTCGAAATCGACGGTGGTTTGGCGTCTAGTGAATCTCCACCCATAGTACTTCCAAGTAGCTTGTACGCAGGGTGTAGAATGCTTGTGACTTTGAAACTAAGTAAAGTGATCCTTGAAGATGTCTCTTCCTCGATTTCTTTCCCATCTCTTAAAACTCTGAGCCTTTTATCTGTGGAGTACCCTGGTGATGAATTCGTCAGTAGACTTTTATCCAGTTGTCATGTTCTTGAAGTCTTGCATGTGGAGCAATGTCCATCCGACAACGTGACTGTTTTCACCGTAAGAGTGCCTTCTTTAAAGAGTTTGGTCTTGCATGcattagatgatgatgatgatgatgatgatgatgatgatgatgatgatgatgatgatgatgatgatgatgatgggttTGTGATAGATACTCCTTCATTGGAGTGGTTGGACATTGTCGATCACAGGGAAGGGTTTTGCATCATTGAGAATGGTATGCCTAAGATTATGACGGCAAGTTTGGACGTCATTTATTCGCATTCTGGAGAGATTATGCGTTCTATTACTTCTGTCAAGCGTCTCGATTTATGTTTATTAACTTCAGAGGTACTTGTTCTTTACTTGCATGCTGTTTGTTGTGCCTAG